In a single window of the Fusarium falciforme chromosome 3, complete sequence genome:
- a CDS encoding HET domain-containing protein gives MRLISAKKFTKDGKIRFKEFYRNNIPSYAILSHTWEDGEEVTFEDCKSPVAKDKKGYKKIQNTCRLAIGDGIEYVWIDTCCIDKSSSAELTEAINSMYQWYQQAKVCYAYLSDLQDGNLKDCRWFSRGWTLQELIAPKTVQFFDRSWKNAGDKMSLLKQLSTVTNIDAGILSHKVPLSSACVAKRFSWAAKRKTTRDEDLAYCLLGIFNINMPMLYGEGRKAFTRLQEEIIRTTNDLSIFAWTWRGSWDGRPYLSFLAEGPEDFTWCSSLTLRTDPLVNEYEMAITNKGIHMQGPHWVSEYKDGAIRYSLSLQCTNKDEQHRPILIPMRKAGPNIFMRAAKSGRMDLSLGITSSYPIKSKSFTLLTRLPREQLTSGSLVSIFRHVAVAVEFPSDVPRLGVHGIPQKHWDVEDSVFFSPDSAVRRWGCVRPSGMSGEMLVCFWHKSNNEWEFQGTILNSSEEGMDGLMQDLFVFAEALDYPAEVVEGVLRRHGVKLGQKSILVWHGGKKFRVYFQVERVNDRRICFGPHFKVKVSRVPLD, from the coding sequence ATGAGGTTGATTTCTGCCAAGAAGTTCACAAAAGATGGCAAAATTCGGTTCAAAGAGTTCTACCGCAACAACATTCCTTCCTACGCAATCCTCTCGCACACCTGGGAAGATGGCGAAGAGGTCACCTTTGAGGACTGCAAGTCCCCGGTCGCCAAGGATAAGAAGGGCTACAAGAAGATTCAAAACACATGTAGACTTGCGATAGGCGATGGCATCGAATATGTATGGATCGATACATGCTGTATCGACAAGTCGAGCAGCGCCGAGCTGACCGAGGCGATAAACTCCATGTACCAGTGGTACCAGCAAGCCAAGGTCTGCTACGCCTATCTGTCAGATTTGCAAGATGGAAACCTGAAAGACTGTCGGTGGTTCAGTCGCGGTTGGACCTTGCAAGAGCTCATTGCGCCAAAGACGGTGCAGTTCTTTGATCGTTCTTGGAAGAATGCTGGCGACAAGATGAGCCTCCTCAAGCAGCTCTCGACAGTAACCAACATCGACGCTGGCATATTGAGTCACAAAGTTCCGCTCTCTTCGGCATGCGTTGCGAAGCGATTCTCTTGGGCTGCCAAGAGGAAGACAACCCGAGATGAAGACCTGGCCTATTGCCTCCTGGGAATCTTCAATATCAACATGCCTATGCTCTATGGGGAGGGGCGCAAGGCGTTTACACGACTGCAAGAGGAGATCATCAGGACCACCAACGATTTGAGCATCTTTGCCTGGACCTGGCGCGGGAGCTGGGATGGACGTCCTTATCTCAGTTTCCTTGCTGAGGGACCTGAGGACTTTACTTGGTGTTCGAGCCTGACACTGAGGACAGATCCATTGGTCAATGAATACGAAatggccatcaccaacaagggAATTCATATGCAAGGACCTCACTGGGTGTCGGAGTACAAGGATGGCGCTATCCGTTACTCTCTTTCACTCCAATGCACCAACAAGGATGAGCAGCACCGACCTATCCTCATTCCCATGCGCAAGGCCGGACCAAACATTTTCATGAGAGCGGCCAAGTCGGGAAGAATGGACCTGAGCCTCGGAATCACCAGTTCTTATCCAATCAAATCCAAATCTTTTACTCTGCTCACAAGGTTACCACGCGAGCAGCTGACCTCTGGAAGCTTGGTCTCCATCTTCCGCCACGTCGCCGTCGCTGTCGAGTTCCCTTCTGACGTCCCGAGACTGGGAGTACATGGCATACCGCAGAAGCATTGGGATGTAGAAGACTCTGTTTTTTTCAGTCCCGACAGCGCCGTGCGACGTTGGGGCTGCGTGAGACCTTCAGGGATGAGCGGCGAGATGCTGGTGTGTTTTTGGCACAAGTCAAACAACGAGTGGGAATTCCAAGGAACCATCCTCAACTCGTCCGAGGaggggatggatgggctCATGCAAGATCTTTTTGTTTTCGCCGAAGCTCTTGACTATCCAGCTGAAGTTGTGGAAGGGGTGCTTAGACGCCATGGAGTCAAGCTGGGCCAAAAGTCGATCCTGGTTTGGCATGGTGGGAAGAAGTTCCGGGTTTATTTCCAAGTCGAGCGTGTTAATGACCGAAGAATTTGTTTTGGGCCTCACTTCAAAGTCAAGGTATCGAGGGTGCCGCTAGACTAG
- a CDS encoding DJ-1 protein-PfpI domain-containing protein, whose amino-acid sequence MVQAPKKYGVVLYEGFQLIDVCGPIDVLNVLTTHVEGVSLSVISENLKPTSTFPKTWPDKMGMPPFTTSQLITPTHTFETAPQLDVLIIPGGMGCFDPDPNNVGQPNPTVVNPIIKFIQKQYPSLKYLVTVCTGSGITSLSGLLDGKKATTFKGAWKVIPAWRPQVEWVPSARWVVDGNIWTSSGVCSGIDLMFGFVKEVYGENIAQDIAVWMEYQRHEDPTIDPFGIEG is encoded by the coding sequence ATGGTACAAGCGCCCAAAAAATACGGAGTTGTCCTCTATGAGGGTTTCCAACTCATCGACGTCTGTGGTCCAATCGACGTTCTCAATGTCCTCACTACCCACGTCGAGGGTGTTTCCCTGTCAGTCATATCTGAGAACCTGAAACCTACGTCAACCTTCCCCAAGACCTGGCCAGACAAGATGGGAATGCCCCCATTCACCACTTCCCAGCTTATAACACCTACCCACACTTTTGAGACGGCTCCGCAGCTCGACGTTCTCATCATCCCCGGCGGTATGGGGTGCTTTGATCCGGACCCCAACAATGTCGGGCAGCCCAACCCTACAGTCGTGAACCCAATCATAAAGTTCATCCAGAAGCAGTACCCTAGCCTCAAGTACCTTGTGACCGTGTGCACCGGGTCTGGGATCACCTCGCTGTCCGGGCTTTTGGATGGCAAGAAAGCCACGACGTTCAAAGGAGCCTGGAAGGTGATTCCTGCTTGGCGTCCCCAAGTCGAATGGGTTCCAAGCGCTCGATGGGTAGTCGATGGAAACATCTGGACGTCTTCGGGGGTGTGCTCGGGAATTGATCTCATGTTTGGATTTGTTAAGGAGGTCTATGGAGAAAATATTGCGCAGGACATTGCTGTTTGGATGGAGTACCAGAGACATGAGGATCCAACCATTGATCCTTTTGGCATTGAGGGATAA